The genomic interval GCGATTGGCGATCTCGGCAATCTCTAATTCTGGGCTGACGGGGGCCGTGATGCGGCGCAGCTGACCTCGCTGTTCCAGAAGGGTGAGAAACTGCTGTAGATCGTTTGCCATAGGAAAGGGTTTGTGAACGAGTGTTAAGGCCACTTTCATTATGGTAGAGCGAGGGACCAGTCTGAAGACTCTGCCCAATTCTTTGCTTGGCTGAGGTAGTAGAGACAGCATGCGATCGCGTCGACTTCCTGGCACAATCGGGGTATTGTCATCGGCAATGACAGCTGCTCAAGGAATCCTCTGGCTCAATGCAAAGGCCTATGCTGAGATTGTCTAAGTACTTGATCTGGCCGTTGGCTCTAGGGCTGGCGGCCTGTGGCAACCGGCTCGACACCGCTGAGGTCGAGAGCGCCATTCAGGCTGATATTGAGCGCCAGGGCCGCCGACTCTCGCTCAAGGCTGTGCTCTGCCCTAAGGATGTCTCACGCCAGGCGGAGGCCTATTTTCGCTGTGTAGGCGAGGTGGATGGTGGCGGCACCTTTACGATCAACGTGATTCAGCAAGACAACCAGGGCAATGTCACCTGGGAAGTGCCCAATTCTAAAGCGCTGCTCAATCTGCCCAAGGTCGAAGACAGTATTCAGCAGGAACTCTCGCAGGCCTACAGCCAGCGAGCCCAAATTGACTGCGGCAGCGCTACCTACCGAGTAAATCAGCCAGGCGATCGCTTTGAGTGCCAGGTTGTGGGGGAAGTGACTACCGACACCAGCACCATCACCGCTGTTTTAGTCAACATCGACCCCGACGGCGACCTCAACTGGCAGGAGCAGACGGCTGCCCCTGGGGCCTCCCTCCAAGCGATCGCGGCCCCAGGCAGCTCATCACCCACTGGCACCGCCGCACCTCAGGCCAAGCCTTCAGCCGCCCCTACGACCATGCCTAAATCTACTGCGGTGACAGGCCCCACTGGGCGTACCGTCAATCGCCCCTACGTTCGCGGCGATGATGATTAGATGGGCCGCTTAATCATTTTTTAAGTAGCCAACGTCTATTCTTTAATTTCTGGGACAACCGCTTTCGGTAGGCTTATCGTGGTAGAAACACGAATGAGCAAACCCATTCAAGGTTAAAGCTGGGCTATGGCAACTGTTCTCGACGTTTTGGTCAAGGGTGGACCCGTAATGGTGCCCATTATGGGGTGCTCAGTACTCACCATTGCCACGGCCCTGGAGCGTGCCCTGTTTTGGACAAAGCTCCTGCGGCGAGAAGACCAGGTCGTATCTGAGGTGCTTGATGCTTCCCGGCAGGACCTGAGCAAGGCTGCTGAGATTGCAGCCCAGTCTCAAGATTTGCCCATCGGCCGGTTTTTGCTCGCTCCTCTGCGGCTCAAGCAGCCCTCTCCCGAAACCTTTCGTCTGGCGATGGAAACCGTGGGCGATCGCGAATTGGTCAAAATGCGCAAGGGCGACAAGCTTCTAGAAACCGTCGTGGCAATCGCACCGCTGCTGGGCCTGTTGGGAACGGTAACCGGCCTGATCGCCACCTTCAGCAACCTCAACATTGGCGGCGGCGGCTCAGGAGAGCAGGCGAGCGCCGCCGCCGCTGGTATTGGCGAAGCGTTGATTACCACGGCAGCGGGCATGGTCGTCGCCATCCTGGCGCTGCTAATCTTTCGCGTCTTGGTGACTCTACAAGCGCAGCAGGTCGACTACTTTTCCGATGCTGGCAATGAGCTAGAACTCATCTACCGCCAGTATTGGCACGAGCCCACCACTCTAGCCAACGACCCCGCCCACCGGGGAGAGTTTATCGGCAGCAGCGATCGCCTTTAGTCTCCTAGGCGCTGCACAACTAAGGCAACGCTGATTGCCTCACAGCTCTGCTAAGCAGCCTGGTCGATCCTCATGGCACCGAGCTACCGACGGAGCAATTATTGTCGCTAATCTCATCAGCGCAGAGATTGTGGTTCACCCATGCCCTTACTTTTGCGCCGGCTGTAGCGCCAGCACCACATCGCCCTCTAAAGGCCATCTCTGGGGTGCCACCAAGGCATAGAACAACGCTTCGTAGCGATCGATCGCCCGTTTGGCTGAATAATGCTC from Nodosilinea sp. FACHB-141 carries:
- a CDS encoding MotA/TolQ/ExbB proton channel family protein, with translation MATVLDVLVKGGPVMVPIMGCSVLTIATALERALFWTKLLRREDQVVSEVLDASRQDLSKAAEIAAQSQDLPIGRFLLAPLRLKQPSPETFRLAMETVGDRELVKMRKGDKLLETVVAIAPLLGLLGTVTGLIATFSNLNIGGGGSGEQASAAAAGIGEALITTAAGMVVAILALLIFRVLVTLQAQQVDYFSDAGNELELIYRQYWHEPTTLANDPAHRGEFIGSSDRL
- a CDS encoding DUF4333 domain-containing protein, whose protein sequence is MLRLSKYLIWPLALGLAACGNRLDTAEVESAIQADIERQGRRLSLKAVLCPKDVSRQAEAYFRCVGEVDGGGTFTINVIQQDNQGNVTWEVPNSKALLNLPKVEDSIQQELSQAYSQRAQIDCGSATYRVNQPGDRFECQVVGEVTTDTSTITAVLVNIDPDGDLNWQEQTAAPGASLQAIAAPGSSSPTGTAAPQAKPSAAPTTMPKSTAVTGPTGRTVNRPYVRGDDD